One part of the Aquicella lusitana genome encodes these proteins:
- a CDS encoding ABC transporter ATP-binding protein, which translates to MSGIELHSVTYHHKKQALFSDISLQIPQHCVTCLVGPNGSGKSTLLKLLAGLMLPHAGTILLDNVAISGYSRKALAKKIAYLPQQCRIPASLTVREYVALARFCHQSWFGRLNANDLAAIEDAIRLTDLSIHADRPVAILSAGQQQRARIALMLAQQAQYLLLDEPMTGLDLKQQRNMLQLLADLQQKYAKTIVVILHDLHQVMEIANEVILLKNGIVLGQGHPREMINTDFLLKAFDYECEVSSVTGNNMVYILPKPIAVRHALEPVSKA; encoded by the coding sequence ATGAGTGGAATTGAACTTCATAGTGTGACATACCATCACAAGAAACAAGCTCTTTTTTCCGACATCAGTCTGCAAATTCCTCAGCATTGTGTAACATGTTTGGTGGGTCCAAACGGGTCGGGCAAATCAACTTTATTAAAATTGCTAGCAGGCCTTATGTTGCCCCATGCCGGGACTATTCTATTGGATAATGTGGCTATTTCAGGTTATTCACGCAAGGCGCTGGCAAAAAAAATCGCTTATCTCCCTCAGCAGTGCCGAATTCCGGCTAGCCTGACAGTGCGTGAATATGTAGCCCTGGCGAGGTTTTGCCATCAATCTTGGTTCGGGAGATTGAATGCAAATGATCTTGCTGCTATCGAAGATGCAATACGTCTGACCGATTTGTCTATCCATGCAGACCGGCCTGTTGCTATTCTATCAGCCGGCCAACAGCAACGAGCGCGTATTGCACTCATGCTGGCACAACAAGCACAATATCTTTTGCTCGACGAGCCGATGACAGGACTCGATCTTAAACAGCAGCGCAATATGTTGCAGTTGTTGGCGGATTTGCAGCAAAAATATGCTAAAACGATCGTTGTTATTCTCCATGATTTGCATCAAGTAATGGAAATAGCGAATGAAGTCATCTTGTTGAAGAATGGAATCGTTTTAGGGCAAGGCCATCCACGTGAAATGATTAATACGGATTTTTTATTAAAAGCGTTTGATTATGAGTGCGAAGTTTCATCCGTCACCGGGAACAATATGGTTTACATTCTGCCTAAACCTATTGCTGTGAGACATGCACTGGAACCCGTCTCAAAAGCATAG
- a CDS encoding FecCD family ABC transporter permease has protein sequence MIKADAYFPYRRMFGLFALGLSLLLGGFFILGLLVGTVPLGKLFHLQADAHRAADFIIRLRFNREIAAIFCGGMLAMGSAMLQALTRNAMVAPDLTGLTSLGCLLIVVCEILWLKSPVMNVVMGTAGAMLGFILCFSFTKNQQSSNRLGVILAGISISFTATAFLQLLILNAPQDLDDYLHFLTGTLYAINDETVTLIIMMALVALPAALMLSKYFNVLTLDDQTCHSIGVPMKRYRVYCFMTASVLIGTSVIGVGNMGFLGIVAPNLARILVGNRPRYVFVLSFLVGALMYLLADTLGRCLISPAEIPAGLMTNMMSAPLFLYILFRYFRGQYEWN, from the coding sequence ATGATCAAAGCTGATGCTTATTTTCCTTACCGACGCATGTTTGGCCTGTTTGCGCTTGGACTCAGTTTGCTGCTGGGCGGCTTTTTTATTCTGGGCCTTTTGGTAGGCACTGTTCCGCTCGGTAAATTATTTCATTTGCAAGCAGACGCACATCGCGCGGCCGATTTTATTATCCGACTGCGATTCAACAGGGAAATCGCCGCTATTTTCTGCGGCGGGATGCTGGCGATGGGCAGCGCCATGCTGCAAGCGTTGACACGCAACGCCATGGTAGCGCCTGATTTGACAGGGCTAACTTCTCTGGGGTGTCTGTTGATTGTAGTCTGTGAAATACTCTGGTTGAAATCACCTGTCATGAATGTGGTCATGGGCACGGCCGGCGCCATGCTTGGATTTATCCTTTGCTTCTCGTTTACCAAAAATCAGCAGAGCAGCAATCGTCTCGGTGTAATATTGGCAGGCATTAGTATCAGTTTTACAGCGACCGCTTTTTTACAGCTGCTCATTCTCAACGCCCCTCAGGATCTGGATGATTATCTGCATTTTCTTACGGGAACGTTATATGCCATTAATGATGAAACAGTGACATTAATTATAATGATGGCACTGGTAGCATTGCCTGCTGCGTTGATGTTAAGCAAATACTTTAATGTTCTTACCTTGGACGATCAAACCTGCCACAGCATTGGTGTGCCGATGAAGCGTTATCGTGTCTATTGTTTTATGACGGCTTCTGTGTTGATTGGCACCAGTGTCATCGGCGTGGGGAATATGGGTTTTTTAGGTATTGTTGCGCCCAATCTTGCGCGTATCCTAGTGGGTAACCGCCCACGTTATGTGTTTGTACTTAGTTTCCTGGTCGGTGCGCTGATGTATTTGCTTGCGGATACACTCGGGCGCTGTCTTATTTCGCCTGCAGAAATTCCTGCGGGACTCATGACAAACATGATGAGCGCTCCGTTATTTTTATATATTTTATTCCGCTACTTTCGAGGTCAATATGAGTGGAATTGA
- a CDS encoding NAD(P) transhydrogenase subunit alpha: MSHTIGIADVYIFVLASFLGFLLISRVPPLLHTPLMAATNAISGIALVGSLAVAGENYDMITNVLALIAVTCSTINVVGGFLITDRILGMFKKSKTESHQQ; encoded by the coding sequence ATGTCACATACAATTGGAATAGCCGATGTTTATATTTTTGTTCTTGCAAGTTTTCTCGGTTTTTTACTGATTTCACGTGTACCTCCGCTACTGCATACGCCGCTCATGGCAGCTACCAATGCCATTTCAGGTATCGCACTGGTCGGTTCGCTTGCCGTTGCAGGAGAGAATTATGACATGATCACGAATGTGCTGGCTCTTATCGCCGTCACCTGTTCTACAATCAATGTTGTAGGTGGATTTTTAATTACGGACCGCATTCTGGGCATGTTCAAAAAAAGCAAAACTGAGAGCCATCAGCAATGA
- a CDS encoding YdcF family protein, whose protein sequence is MATIIIFCVFLLAGGLALFRYSKTSLILFMASLSSFLLVGDGILPALLLNWLESPFASYTQPSDWKKTNAIVLLGAGTMKHKYNEIQAVKPSLLAYSRINRAAQLYFSCKKSGNACTVIVSGGDTSGSGVSEAVVYSESLVQLGIQPTDIQLEPASKNTFKNAEFTSKILKSKHYDQVFLVTSSLHLKRALSYFSHFGIEAIPVPSDFPTPSLSIMPSSYHFVLMDLAMHECAGIARLHVYNFLGWNASVVSPGAV, encoded by the coding sequence GTGGCAACCATTATCATTTTTTGTGTTTTTTTATTAGCGGGCGGTTTAGCATTGTTCAGATACAGCAAAACCAGTCTCATCCTGTTTATGGCTTCGCTATCCAGTTTTCTTTTAGTCGGTGATGGAATTTTGCCAGCGCTACTGCTTAACTGGCTTGAATCTCCTTTCGCCAGCTACACTCAGCCGTCTGACTGGAAAAAAACCAATGCCATCGTGTTATTAGGAGCAGGCACGATGAAACATAAATACAATGAGATACAGGCTGTAAAGCCGTCATTGCTTGCTTACTCAAGAATAAACCGAGCAGCGCAACTTTATTTTTCATGTAAAAAAAGCGGCAACGCATGTACAGTTATTGTAAGCGGCGGAGATACAAGCGGCAGTGGTGTATCTGAAGCGGTTGTTTATAGTGAGAGTTTAGTTCAGCTAGGCATTCAGCCAACTGACATTCAACTCGAACCTGCGAGTAAAAACACATTTAAAAATGCAGAATTCACCAGCAAGATATTAAAAAGCAAACATTATGATCAGGTTTTTTTGGTTACTTCGAGCCTACACTTAAAGCGCGCCCTATCATATTTTTCTCACTTTGGTATCGAAGCAATTCCTGTCCCTTCTGATTTTCCAACACCGTCGCTGTCTATTATGCCTTCGAGTTATCATTTTGTATTAATGGATCTCGCTATGCATGAATGTGCGGGTATCGCACGATTGCATGTTTACAATTTTTTAGGCTGGAATGCCTCAGTTGTTTCACCAGGTGCCGTATAA
- a CDS encoding FAD-binding protein, producing the protein MTLNIHDKNTLTEYIHHHLHTKIKSSTGWKNFSQNVELTHALVLDIADSTSLQLLVKKINEMNNTRDAKERIVLRAAAGGLDEEYSESYSLTPLIDADVVVRLVGPEFQAISLTHNNNIINVGASVNIGKLDSVLYDKYNLVLPTSSLIPYVTVSGLSATAGHGTGRDQPSFAGLIRAITFCLPNGEIVRIDDTHQNFEAIRSAHLGVFGIVLNMEIACVEAKKMQCVMEARSVAELIDEIRSGLFINDPYVSVMYVPTYQSDELTNRDLKNVVIYRWRPVEKSVNNVNTHSVFSRCWQELEIKLQEGFKITDLLKAEPSVVPYYMMYLVSKLKVGEKDRISVGPWPTTHYQTSFPREINDVDYLFEVGDHGHETIVAIENLVKTLSEFAKNKQYPVTYAAYLRLFQGTNGGLSTSIHGANKHICGFDIVSSPGMPGFESFREKMNEFFFHQLNAKPHWGKYVPEEMDYEKIYGNNYIQFREALQQWHEEHHIKLEKNMLLNGFLCKLLKLPYAPELQANQPNAEKKCQSLLCSREMAKRVLPYIQSECSQADNLRNCLNNLASSKVSEAKQSLFQAPVTIAKNTKKKRKKSCCVII; encoded by the coding sequence ATGACACTCAATATCCACGACAAAAATACACTTACCGAATATATCCACCATCACCTGCATACCAAAATAAAATCAAGCACAGGCTGGAAAAATTTTTCACAGAATGTCGAATTAACTCATGCGCTTGTGCTTGATATTGCTGATTCAACATCATTGCAATTGCTAGTAAAAAAGATAAATGAAATGAATAACACACGTGATGCCAAGGAGCGTATCGTACTGCGTGCTGCAGCAGGCGGCCTCGATGAGGAATACAGTGAGTCGTATTCGTTAACACCATTGATAGATGCGGACGTGGTTGTGCGCCTCGTTGGCCCTGAATTTCAGGCTATCTCGTTAACGCATAACAACAATATCATTAACGTCGGTGCAAGTGTTAATATCGGTAAATTGGATTCTGTCTTGTATGACAAATACAATCTCGTTTTACCTACTTCCAGCTTAATTCCCTATGTCACGGTATCAGGATTATCTGCAACCGCTGGTCATGGTACAGGCAGAGATCAACCCAGCTTTGCGGGATTGATTCGGGCAATTACATTTTGCCTGCCAAATGGAGAAATTGTTAGAATTGACGACACCCATCAAAATTTTGAAGCAATTCGTTCAGCACATTTGGGCGTGTTTGGTATTGTACTGAACATGGAAATCGCATGTGTTGAAGCCAAAAAAATGCAATGCGTGATGGAAGCGCGAAGCGTAGCTGAATTAATCGATGAAATAAGAAGCGGGCTATTTATCAATGATCCTTATGTGAGTGTGATGTATGTTCCAACCTATCAATCCGATGAATTAACCAATCGCGATCTTAAAAATGTCGTGATTTACCGTTGGCGTCCAGTCGAAAAGAGTGTCAATAATGTGAATACGCATTCTGTTTTTTCGCGGTGTTGGCAAGAATTGGAAATTAAGTTACAGGAAGGATTTAAGATTACTGATTTACTTAAGGCTGAGCCGTCAGTGGTTCCTTATTACATGATGTATCTTGTCTCCAAGCTGAAAGTGGGTGAAAAAGATCGTATTTCAGTAGGTCCATGGCCGACCACTCATTACCAAACGTCATTTCCACGAGAAATTAATGATGTCGATTATTTATTTGAAGTGGGCGATCATGGCCATGAAACCATTGTGGCAATAGAAAACTTGGTTAAAACGTTAAGTGAGTTTGCAAAAAACAAGCAGTATCCTGTTACTTATGCAGCTTATTTGCGGCTATTTCAGGGAACCAATGGAGGATTATCCACCAGCATTCATGGTGCGAACAAGCATATTTGCGGATTTGATATTGTTTCAAGTCCAGGTATGCCGGGTTTTGAATCGTTTAGGGAAAAAATGAATGAGTTCTTCTTTCATCAGTTAAACGCAAAACCGCATTGGGGAAAATATGTTCCTGAAGAGATGGACTATGAGAAAATATATGGCAATAATTACATTCAATTCCGTGAAGCCCTTCAGCAATGGCATGAAGAACATCATATCAAATTGGAAAAAAATATGCTCTTAAACGGATTTTTGTGCAAGCTGCTTAAACTGCCATACGCACCGGAATTACAAGCGAATCAGCCCAATGCAGAAAAAAAATGCCAGTCGTTATTATGCTCACGCGAAATGGCTAAGCGAGTTTTGCCTTATATCCAAAGCGAATGCAGCCAGGCAGATAACTTACGCAACTGCTTAAATAACCTTGCTTCAAGCAAGGTCTCTGAAGCAAAACAAAGCTTATTCCAAGCACCTGTTACTATCGCAAAAAATACAAAGAAAAAACGAAAAAAATCCTGCTGTGTGATTATTTAA
- a CDS encoding peptidylprolyl isomerase, translating into MITLHTSYGPIKIELDLEHTPKTAENFLSYAKSGFYDGTIFHRVMNGFMIQGGGFNADMQQKKTQGPIQNEANKAMPNKRGTIAMARTSDPHSATAQFFINVVDNDFLNFSSESSNGWGYCVFGKVTEGMDVVDKIKKVATTSRAGHQNVPVENVIIEKVDIDEK; encoded by the coding sequence ATGATTACTCTCCATACTAGCTATGGCCCTATAAAAATTGAATTAGATCTAGAACACACACCCAAGACAGCAGAAAATTTTCTGTCTTATGCCAAAAGTGGTTTTTATGATGGTACAATTTTCCACCGCGTCATGAATGGCTTCATGATCCAGGGAGGGGGTTTTAACGCGGATATGCAGCAAAAAAAGACGCAAGGACCGATTCAAAATGAAGCTAATAAAGCGATGCCAAATAAACGCGGCACCATCGCTATGGCACGTACTTCAGACCCCCATTCTGCAACAGCGCAATTTTTTATTAACGTTGTTGACAATGATTTTCTAAATTTTTCATCAGAGTCCAGTAACGGCTGGGGCTATTGCGTATTTGGCAAAGTCACGGAAGGAATGGATGTGGTGGATAAAATAAAAAAAGTTGCTACGACCTCACGTGCTGGGCATCAGAACGTACCTGTTGAAAATGTCATTATCGAAAAAGTAGATATCGATGAAAAGTAA
- a CDS encoding FecCD family ABC transporter permease, translated as MKKKTFGHVSPARWLMLGFMLIVIFALCDLKCGAMNYSWHDLIAAIQHPGATDETTINIMQVRLPMVLMAMMAGSGLAIAGLLLQRVTQNPLACPSLSGIEYGAALSVIISHMLMPQIVRPAAISVAVLGGLLTYFLMQAIVKKIGASTLGITLIGVAFNSLYYSVIQAVLLAFPYHAQAILYDLNGSLHGVTMHDIQFICLPFIALMMAAFLLAKRLDLLDLDEFQANTLGVAIHQYRLFLLGLSILLATLLTSIIGPLLFFGLVIPHLVKPLTHKSYHLMFFCAVFGAAFLLIAEFMTRIVSPQTPPPVGIIMLLMAAPLLLFITRRYVAYDQS; from the coding sequence ATGAAAAAAAAGACGTTCGGCCATGTGTCACCCGCTCGCTGGCTAATGCTAGGTTTCATGCTTATTGTTATTTTTGCGCTTTGTGATTTAAAGTGCGGCGCCATGAATTATAGCTGGCATGACCTCATAGCCGCTATTCAGCATCCGGGCGCTACGGACGAGACAACCATCAATATCATGCAAGTGCGTCTGCCGATGGTACTGATGGCAATGATGGCAGGCAGCGGCTTGGCCATTGCAGGATTATTACTGCAGCGTGTTACACAAAACCCTTTGGCGTGCCCCAGTTTATCAGGCATTGAATATGGTGCGGCACTCAGTGTAATTATCAGTCATATGCTAATGCCACAGATTGTGCGGCCGGCGGCAATTTCCGTTGCCGTGTTGGGCGGATTGCTCACGTATTTTTTAATGCAGGCCATTGTTAAAAAAATAGGAGCCTCAACACTTGGTATTACCTTGATTGGTGTGGCGTTTAATTCTCTCTATTATTCTGTGATTCAAGCCGTATTATTGGCTTTCCCCTATCACGCACAAGCCATTTTATATGATTTAAATGGTTCGCTGCATGGGGTGACCATGCATGATATCCAATTTATTTGTCTGCCTTTTATTGCATTAATGATGGCTGCGTTTTTGTTGGCGAAGCGGTTGGACTTGCTGGATCTTGACGAATTCCAAGCAAATACCCTGGGTGTTGCTATTCACCAATATCGGCTATTTCTGCTGGGCTTATCCATTCTGCTCGCGACACTGTTGACCAGCATCATTGGGCCGCTGCTTTTCTTTGGTCTGGTGATACCCCATCTAGTAAAACCTCTCACTCACAAGAGTTACCACCTTATGTTCTTTTGCGCCGTATTTGGGGCTGCCTTCCTGCTGATCGCGGAATTCATGACACGTATTGTTTCGCCTCAAACACCGCCACCAGTAGGGATTATCATGCTATTGATGGCCGCACCCTTGCTGCTATTCATTACTCGACGGTATGTTGCGTATGATCAAAGCTGA
- a CDS encoding DMT family transporter produces the protein MMWLPAAFASAVIFGIGGFLLKVGSHKNYPGASMLLGLYTAGSIVFLGALLTGGSIVLNSGVLAFALLIGLGSYYGNSFLVRAYDTGPACLTSPLMSLNILLVIIMSALIYHEKISGWQYAGVACMMTAVSLLGANFSNTLIKSRMWALFVVLAILFIFMREGGLKIAHEAGMNNINVLFFGYLFAGALAIRKLLKDNRGQPRLPLLEEAGMGGAMVINTHRPAFLLGAAIGLFSATGMGLLAYAIARGPASVIVPIFSARNFVAVILLVVFFKEKLSLLQWAAVGLLITGILLIS, from the coding sequence ATGATGTGGCTTCCGGCAGCTTTTGCAAGTGCTGTCATTTTTGGTATAGGTGGCTTCTTGCTCAAAGTGGGTAGTCATAAAAACTATCCAGGGGCAAGCATGCTACTCGGCCTTTATACCGCTGGCAGCATTGTATTTCTGGGAGCCTTGTTAACAGGCGGGTCTATTGTGCTGAACAGCGGGGTGCTTGCATTCGCCCTGCTGATTGGACTCGGTTCGTATTATGGTAATTCCTTTCTGGTCCGGGCCTATGATACAGGCCCCGCTTGTCTGACATCACCGCTGATGAGTTTAAACATTCTGCTAGTCATTATCATGTCAGCCTTGATTTATCATGAAAAAATTTCCGGCTGGCAGTATGCAGGTGTTGCCTGCATGATGACGGCGGTTTCGCTTCTGGGTGCCAATTTTAGCAACACATTAATTAAAAGCCGAATGTGGGCACTCTTTGTCGTACTTGCCATCCTGTTTATTTTTATGCGCGAAGGTGGATTAAAAATTGCCCATGAGGCAGGGATGAATAATATCAACGTGCTGTTTTTTGGATATTTGTTTGCAGGGGCTCTCGCTATTAGGAAACTTTTGAAAGATAATCGCGGGCAGCCTCGCTTACCCTTGTTGGAAGAAGCTGGAATGGGTGGAGCGATGGTGATTAATACGCATCGGCCTGCTTTTTTATTAGGCGCTGCGATAGGCTTGTTTTCAGCAACAGGAATGGGTTTATTGGCTTATGCCATTGCTCGCGGCCCGGCATCCGTTATTGTTCCCATTTTTTCGGCGCGCAATTTTGTTGCCGTGATATTGCTGGTGGTGTTCTTTAAAGAGAAACTGTCTTTGCTACAATGGGCAGCGGTAGGGCTATTAATAACCGGAATTTTATTGATTTCTTGA
- a CDS encoding Re/Si-specific NAD(P)(+) transhydrogenase subunit alpha, with translation MKIGIPKEIVPEESRVAAVPETVAKMIKAGWEVVVESGAGARSYIEDQDYEKVGAKIAASPEMLFDQAEIVLKVQRPLFNDKKSLHELDLMKANSILLAPLFPTRHPELLAKLNAKKITSFSLDMVPRIARAQSMDILSSMSNIAGYKSVIMAANYLGKLFPMMTTAAGTILPAKIIVIGAGVAGLQAIATARRLGGVVLAFDTRPIAEEQVQSLGAEFVCLQTSHAEAQDAGGYAKEQSADFYQQEQAVIQQHLKEADVVISTALIPGKPAPLLITAEMVKTMKQGAVIVDLAVEQGGNCALTKPGEIIIKHGVTLIGVLNVPGTLPIHASQLYSRNLFAFLNHINPQRHVNEWDFTDEIIKSCLITHQGETVHPSVQQVKLPAG, from the coding sequence GTGAAGATTGGAATTCCCAAGGAAATCGTACCAGAAGAATCCCGTGTCGCCGCTGTACCAGAAACAGTAGCTAAAATGATTAAAGCAGGATGGGAAGTGGTTGTGGAATCCGGTGCGGGAGCCCGCTCCTATATTGAAGATCAGGATTATGAAAAAGTAGGCGCAAAAATAGCCGCAAGCCCTGAGATGCTTTTCGATCAAGCTGAGATCGTGCTTAAAGTACAGCGGCCGCTTTTTAATGACAAAAAAAGCCTGCATGAGCTGGATTTAATGAAAGCAAACAGCATTCTGCTTGCGCCACTTTTTCCTACTCGCCATCCTGAGCTTCTTGCTAAACTCAATGCCAAAAAAATCACTTCTTTTTCCCTGGACATGGTCCCTAGAATTGCACGCGCTCAATCCATGGATATCTTAAGTTCGATGAGCAATATTGCCGGCTACAAAAGCGTCATCATGGCAGCAAATTATCTGGGCAAACTTTTTCCGATGATGACCACAGCAGCAGGCACTATTCTTCCAGCTAAAATAATTGTGATTGGTGCAGGCGTGGCTGGTTTACAAGCCATTGCAACGGCTCGTAGACTAGGCGGTGTTGTCTTGGCTTTTGATACGCGTCCTATCGCTGAAGAACAAGTGCAAAGCCTGGGTGCAGAGTTTGTTTGTCTGCAAACTTCCCATGCGGAAGCGCAGGATGCGGGCGGCTATGCAAAAGAACAATCTGCTGATTTTTATCAGCAAGAGCAAGCCGTTATTCAGCAACACTTGAAAGAAGCAGACGTAGTCATTAGCACAGCGCTCATTCCAGGTAAACCTGCACCGCTTCTGATAACAGCAGAAATGGTGAAAACAATGAAACAGGGAGCAGTCATTGTTGATCTCGCTGTTGAGCAGGGCGGCAATTGTGCGCTCACTAAACCGGGAGAAATCATTATCAAGCATGGCGTCACGCTCATCGGCGTTTTAAATGTGCCGGGTACATTGCCTATACACGCAAGCCAATTATATTCACGCAATCTTTTTGCTTTTCTAAATCACATCAACCCTCAACGCCACGTAAACGAATGGGATTTTACTGATGAAATTATTAAAAGCTGTCTCATCACCCATCAGGGAGAAACGGTTCACCCCAGTGTTCAACAAGTAAAATTGCCTGCGGGCTAA
- a CDS encoding NAD(P)(+) transhydrogenase (Re/Si-specific) subunit beta, whose protein sequence is MNLLQLCYLLSAILFILGIKSLSSPETARRGMNLASLGMLIAILGTLFASHIVTYKWIIAGLILGTLLSLPISLWIPMTKIPQRIALSHAGGALAACLIGVAEYYRYRSNLSPLSMSIISIEVMLGALTFTGSLMVAGKLHGTLPARPVTYKGQNIVNLSLFAGMVLLLLYLILYPQVNLLFYTLLSLAFLFGVLLVTPIGAADMPVVIAIFNAYGGLTGAMMGFMLGNRIQIITGALDGASGFILSILMCRAMNRSILNVLFGAFGKLEEDAHQRRAATSQYKKEPQPITVEEALPFFDQAKSVIIAPGYGMAASQAHHALREFVDKLKSHRTNIKYAIHPVAGRMPGHMNVLLAEANVPYTDLFDMDEINAEFSHTDIVLVVGANDVTNPAARHIKSSPIYGMPILNVDKAKKVIVLKRSMNPGFSGVENELYVQDHTWLLFGDAKDSLNKLAYAFKRAWNS, encoded by the coding sequence ATGAATCTGTTACAACTCTGTTATCTGCTTTCTGCAATCTTATTTATTTTAGGTATTAAGTCATTAAGTTCCCCTGAAACAGCAAGACGGGGCATGAATTTAGCCTCGCTTGGCATGCTGATTGCAATTTTAGGAACACTTTTCGCTAGTCATATTGTCACTTATAAATGGATCATCGCGGGTCTCATACTGGGCACACTCCTGAGCCTTCCTATTTCGCTCTGGATACCCATGACAAAAATTCCCCAGCGTATTGCGCTTTCACATGCGGGCGGCGCACTCGCGGCCTGCCTCATTGGTGTTGCAGAATATTATCGCTACCGATCTAATCTCAGTCCTCTCAGCATGAGTATTATTAGCATCGAGGTCATGCTGGGTGCGCTCACGTTCACAGGCAGTCTCATGGTCGCGGGAAAACTGCATGGCACACTGCCTGCGCGGCCTGTTACTTATAAAGGCCAGAATATTGTCAATCTTTCCCTGTTTGCAGGGATGGTCCTCCTTCTTCTCTATCTCATCCTTTATCCTCAAGTCAATCTGCTATTTTACACCTTATTATCCCTGGCATTTTTATTCGGTGTGCTGCTTGTGACACCAATTGGCGCCGCGGATATGCCAGTCGTGATCGCTATTTTTAACGCCTATGGCGGACTCACCGGCGCCATGATGGGATTTATGCTGGGTAACCGCATCCAGATTATCACCGGAGCGTTGGATGGCGCGTCGGGATTTATTCTCTCCATTTTAATGTGCCGCGCCATGAATCGGTCAATCCTGAATGTCTTGTTTGGCGCATTTGGCAAACTAGAGGAAGATGCACACCAGAGGAGAGCAGCTACTTCACAATACAAAAAAGAACCTCAGCCTATCACGGTAGAAGAGGCACTGCCCTTTTTTGACCAAGCCAAATCAGTGATCATTGCGCCCGGATATGGTATGGCAGCTTCTCAAGCCCATCACGCCCTGCGGGAATTCGTTGATAAACTGAAAAGCCATCGCACCAATATAAAGTATGCCATTCATCCCGTAGCGGGCCGCATGCCTGGTCATATGAATGTACTACTCGCAGAAGCAAATGTGCCTTATACGGATCTTTTTGATATGGATGAAATCAATGCTGAATTTTCTCACACGGATATCGTATTAGTGGTAGGCGCCAATGACGTCACTAATCCGGCCGCACGTCATATTAAGTCCAGTCCCATTTACGGCATGCCTATTTTGAATGTCGACAAGGCAAAAAAAGTAATTGTATTAAAACGCAGCATGAATCCCGGTTTTTCCGGCGTTGAAAATGAACTGTATGTTCAGGATCATACCTGGTTATTGTTTGGTGATGCGAAAGACAGCCTTAACAAGCTAGCTTACGCCTTCAAGCGTGCATGGAACAGTTAG